Proteins encoded in a region of the Paenibacillus sp. W2I17 genome:
- a CDS encoding methyl-accepting chemotaxis protein, which produces MNSLFMRIFLFFSCLMLAAGAVLGITMYRSSAQLVEQSMGMQAQAVGERAAALIDTSLYAPLSTGQDETAYYGILREQLSQLREANGLKYLYTLGTREENGTDTYFYVVDGAAADVAEDDFSSYGSAEETHYEGMLQAFEQNEPIRGELTQDEYGATITAYVPIHGADGKVLGLVGADLDSTAVYELMSRNRMTMIWTALAIVLLSVLLVYGFAHYLTRPLVKLKKLITQVGKGDLTVNVELSRKDEVGQLASEFKHLVTGTRDVMTGIRQSSDSLLQAAEGVSKHSQATAEASQRIAEHTNHTASGAAEQVARAGEVTVAMEEITRSMQHIANSSSMVADVSQETTNNAVQGQANINTAIDSMDKIHQANVQMVASTSQLEQYSGKIESVAHLMKGIASQTNLLALNASIEAARAGEYGSGFAVVASEVRKLAGESEQSSQHVTELIAEMTRQTALLSEHMSASTSAVQSGLAVVQEAGRSFTSIHTGIETMNERLHEVSAASEQLSASAEEVSASVEDMEHISRESSSSIQKVSHATGSQLQSMDEMSASAESLRVLSSELNGLISRFKICG; this is translated from the coding sequence ATGAACAGTTTGTTTATGAGGATCTTTTTATTTTTTTCCTGTCTGATGCTGGCCGCGGGTGCGGTTCTTGGCATTACCATGTACCGTTCATCAGCCCAACTGGTCGAGCAATCCATGGGGATGCAGGCACAGGCTGTGGGTGAACGGGCAGCTGCATTAATTGACACCTCTCTGTATGCACCACTCAGTACCGGACAGGACGAGACAGCGTATTACGGCATATTGCGTGAGCAGCTTAGTCAGCTGCGCGAGGCCAATGGACTCAAGTATCTGTACACCCTTGGTACACGCGAAGAAAATGGAACAGATACATATTTCTACGTTGTAGATGGGGCTGCTGCGGATGTGGCAGAGGATGATTTCTCCTCTTACGGTTCCGCAGAAGAGACCCATTATGAAGGAATGCTGCAAGCTTTTGAACAGAATGAGCCTATTCGGGGCGAACTCACACAGGATGAATATGGCGCTACCATTACAGCATATGTGCCGATCCATGGGGCTGACGGGAAAGTACTTGGATTGGTCGGTGCGGATCTTGATTCCACTGCGGTCTATGAACTGATGTCCCGCAACCGTATGACCATGATCTGGACAGCCTTGGCTATTGTTCTGCTGAGTGTCTTGCTGGTGTATGGATTCGCCCATTACTTGACCCGACCATTGGTGAAGTTGAAGAAGTTAATCACCCAGGTAGGAAAAGGCGATCTGACCGTCAACGTTGAACTTAGTCGCAAGGACGAGGTTGGACAGCTCGCTTCCGAGTTCAAACATCTGGTTACAGGTACCCGTGATGTCATGACGGGCATCCGTCAAAGCTCCGACTCTCTGCTACAAGCTGCAGAAGGAGTATCGAAACATTCACAGGCGACTGCTGAAGCCAGCCAGCGCATTGCCGAGCATACCAATCATACGGCCAGTGGAGCTGCTGAACAGGTGGCTCGTGCTGGCGAAGTTACGGTAGCCATGGAAGAGATCACACGCAGCATGCAGCACATTGCGAATTCTTCTTCTATGGTCGCGGATGTATCACAGGAAACGACCAATAACGCGGTGCAAGGTCAAGCCAACATCAACACGGCGATTGACAGCATGGACAAAATTCATCAAGCAAATGTGCAGATGGTGGCCTCCACCTCTCAGCTGGAGCAGTACTCAGGTAAAATTGAGTCGGTAGCACATCTGATGAAAGGCATCGCTTCACAGACCAATCTGCTCGCACTTAATGCAAGTATTGAAGCGGCTCGTGCAGGAGAGTATGGCAGCGGGTTTGCCGTGGTTGCCTCAGAGGTTCGCAAGCTTGCGGGGGAATCAGAGCAATCTTCCCAGCATGTAACCGAACTGATCGCCGAGATGACACGCCAGACTGCCCTGTTGTCAGAACATATGTCTGCCAGCACATCAGCAGTCCAATCCGGTCTCGCTGTTGTTCAGGAGGCAGGCCGTTCATTCACATCCATTCATACCGGGATTGAGACGATGAATGAACGTCTGCACGAAGTATCCGCAGCATCTGAGCAGCTGTCTGCCAGTGCAGAAGAAGTGTCCGCTTCTGTGGAGGATATGGAACATATCTCACGCGAATCCTCTTCAAGTATCCAGAAGGTATCGCACGCTACCGGAAGCCAACTGCAATCCATGGATGAGATGAGTGCATCTGCCGAATCTCTGCGGGTATTGTCCAGTGAGCTGAACGGATTGATTAGTCGATTTAAAATATGCGGGTAG
- a CDS encoding DUF3105 domain-containing protein: MDMTHMNHMQMEHEAGTSYLWLIVGVIVLLFSIAAYIWASRTQGKILGHMKKKERADIQKKSRSLRLAAHVMIAVSIIMFGLFFMQGAGKTYNVADLASNATIDVTDDKYYGADHTEGPIQYEMTIPTSGPHNPHDIKFGFYTDFPGYNYLVHNLEHGDIIIYYRENASEDLKEHLKYLAKFRKAGAGILAVPNKDIPEGSEVVVTAWTKTMKLDQFDDAKVGTFINKYINQGPEKIPASVRQGGGTM, from the coding sequence ATGGACATGACTCATATGAATCATATGCAAATGGAGCACGAGGCAGGTACATCCTACCTGTGGCTCATCGTAGGTGTAATCGTATTGCTGTTCTCCATCGCCGCCTATATCTGGGCATCACGCACACAGGGCAAAATCCTGGGCCACATGAAAAAGAAAGAACGGGCGGACATCCAGAAAAAAAGTCGATCCCTTCGGCTGGCTGCACATGTAATGATAGCTGTGTCGATAATTATGTTTGGCCTGTTCTTCATGCAAGGAGCAGGTAAAACATATAATGTAGCCGATCTGGCATCCAACGCGACCATCGATGTTACAGACGATAAATATTATGGGGCTGACCATACGGAGGGCCCTATCCAGTATGAGATGACAATTCCAACATCGGGGCCGCATAATCCGCATGATATCAAGTTTGGATTTTACACCGACTTCCCGGGCTACAATTACCTGGTACACAATCTGGAGCACGGGGATATCATCATCTATTATCGTGAGAACGCAAGTGAGGATTTGAAGGAACATCTGAAATACCTCGCTAAATTCCGCAAAGCCGGAGCCGGTATACTGGCTGTACCCAACAAGGATATTCCCGAAGGCAGTGAAGTCGTGGTGACCGCATGGACCAAAACAATGAAGCTCGACCAATTCGACGATGCCAAGGTAGGTACTTTTATCAATAAATATATTAATCAGGGACCTGAAAAGATTCCTGCCTCTGTTCGCCAGGGCGGCGGAACGATGTAA
- a CDS encoding Na-translocating system protein MpsC family protein produces MELLDSNESKKKMCQYYNEISKELFGFGTTLLRVTIDQNIVTFYAKHRRSPRSDALEGEAPGLKLEVDFRMSVLYKKKFREKLEQHMGLPIEAILRDYDASTQWAITNVILEQA; encoded by the coding sequence ATGGAACTACTGGACAGCAATGAGAGCAAGAAGAAGATGTGCCAGTATTATAACGAAATTTCGAAGGAACTGTTCGGATTTGGCACCACTCTCCTGAGAGTGACCATTGACCAGAATATTGTGACCTTCTACGCGAAGCACCGACGTTCACCGCGCTCTGACGCCCTGGAAGGGGAGGCCCCCGGCTTAAAGCTGGAAGTGGACTTCCGCATGTCTGTCTTATATAAGAAGAAATTCCGGGAGAAGCTCGAGCAACACATGGGTTTGCCAATTGAAGCTATATTGCGGGATTATGATGCGTCCACTCAGTGGGCAATCACAAATGTGATTCTGGAACAAGCCTAA
- a CDS encoding PotD/PotF family extracellular solute-binding protein: MKKWISGLAAVAMTSVLLAGCGSSTDDATGGSGSGGTAANKLVISTWGFSEDFFNEEVFGPFEKEHNVDIVLEVGNNAERLNKIRQGTSNVDVIYLSDYYAQQGIDEGLFEKIDRSKIPNVNEIYDIAKAPLGEDYGPAYTVGQLGIAYNPDLVSKEVTSWSDLWDPAFEGNLTIPNITATAGPMIVDAASRVAGNDTFNEDAAFAELKKLSGNVVKFYSQTSEFVNMFSQEEIAGGPIMEMYFKDLKAAVPNAKFVTPSEGAYAVMNTINVVKGSKNKELAEEFINWQLSQDVQAKSAKAKVDSPVNTKVELTAEEAEGVTYGAEVVEKLNKLDMEFVNQQVKGWTDRWNREIAQ, translated from the coding sequence ATGAAAAAGTGGATTAGCGGTTTGGCAGCAGTGGCAATGACATCAGTATTACTTGCAGGTTGTGGCAGCAGCACGGATGATGCAACAGGCGGATCAGGCAGTGGGGGGACCGCAGCGAACAAACTGGTGATCTCCACTTGGGGCTTCTCCGAAGATTTCTTTAATGAAGAAGTATTTGGTCCCTTTGAAAAAGAACATAATGTAGACATCGTGCTCGAAGTCGGCAATAACGCTGAACGTCTGAATAAAATTCGTCAAGGTACATCAAATGTCGATGTCATCTACCTGTCTGATTATTATGCACAACAAGGTATTGATGAAGGTCTGTTCGAGAAAATCGATCGTTCCAAAATTCCAAATGTAAATGAAATTTATGATATTGCCAAAGCACCACTTGGTGAAGATTATGGCCCGGCCTACACGGTTGGACAGCTCGGTATCGCTTATAACCCGGATCTCGTATCCAAAGAAGTGACTTCATGGAGTGACCTGTGGGACCCGGCGTTCGAAGGTAACCTGACTATCCCGAATATTACAGCAACAGCAGGCCCAATGATTGTGGATGCAGCTTCTCGTGTAGCTGGAAACGATACGTTTAATGAAGATGCGGCATTTGCTGAACTGAAAAAACTAAGCGGGAATGTGGTGAAATTCTACAGCCAAACATCCGAATTCGTGAACATGTTCTCCCAAGAAGAGATTGCAGGCGGACCAATCATGGAAATGTATTTCAAAGATCTGAAAGCAGCCGTGCCTAATGCAAAGTTTGTTACACCTAGCGAAGGTGCATATGCCGTGATGAACACGATCAATGTCGTGAAAGGCAGCAAAAACAAAGAGCTGGCTGAAGAGTTCATCAACTGGCAGCTTAGCCAGGATGTACAAGCGAAATCTGCCAAAGCTAAAGTCGATTCCCCGGTTAACACAAAGGTTGAACTGACTGCTGAAGAAGCAGAAGGCGTAACATATGGCGCTGAAGTTGTTGAGAAGCTGAACAAGCTGGATATGGAATTCGTGAATCAACAGGTTAAAGGCTGGACAGATCGCTGGAATCGTGAGATTGCACAATAA
- a CDS encoding nucleoside hydrolase → MSEAQNRIILDVDTGIDDALAILLAVKSRKLDILGITTVCGNVSLQQATENTCKILELAGAPTIPVIAGAAGPLTRKSHYEHRVHGQDGLGGALPDPAVSKKAEEGFAPDFIVDQAKRYPGELTLIMTAPLTNLALALMKCPELPSLLKEVIFMGGVVRGHGNITPTAEYNTYADPEAARIVLHAGIEKLTQVGLDVTRQTLLNEATIERLTDPVIRAYVAQSTEIYINRYEQMNGVRACALHDPLAVGVALAPELVGRKSYYVDVETASRLCDGQMVCDFQNRLGEPPNTLVCETVDAEGFLELFINALNA, encoded by the coding sequence ATGAGTGAAGCGCAAAATCGCATCATTCTGGACGTGGACACGGGGATTGACGATGCACTGGCGATTTTGCTGGCGGTCAAAAGCCGGAAGCTGGACATCCTCGGCATCACCACAGTCTGTGGGAACGTATCACTCCAGCAGGCAACAGAGAATACGTGCAAAATTCTTGAACTCGCGGGTGCACCGACTATCCCGGTCATTGCCGGAGCAGCTGGTCCGCTCACTCGCAAGTCTCATTACGAACATCGGGTACATGGACAGGATGGATTGGGCGGTGCGCTGCCTGATCCGGCCGTGTCCAAGAAAGCCGAGGAAGGTTTTGCGCCAGACTTTATCGTGGATCAAGCCAAGCGATATCCAGGCGAACTGACATTAATCATGACCGCACCATTAACGAACTTGGCCCTCGCGCTGATGAAGTGTCCTGAACTGCCTTCTTTATTGAAGGAAGTCATCTTCATGGGTGGTGTTGTTCGCGGACATGGCAATATTACACCGACTGCCGAATACAACACCTACGCTGATCCGGAAGCAGCTCGCATCGTACTGCACGCAGGCATCGAGAAGCTTACTCAAGTCGGACTGGATGTGACGCGTCAAACATTGCTGAATGAAGCAACGATTGAGCGCCTCACAGATCCTGTAATACGTGCATACGTCGCTCAAAGCACAGAGATTTATATCAACCGATATGAACAAATGAACGGCGTCCGCGCTTGCGCGTTACATGATCCACTAGCCGTGGGCGTAGCCCTTGCCCCGGAACTGGTAGGACGCAAATCGTATTACGTCGATGTCGAAACCGCCAGCCGCCTGTGCGATGGTCAGATGGTATGCGACTTCCAAAACCGTTTGGGCGAGCCGCCCAACACCCTCGTCTGCGAAACCGTAGATGCGGAAGGCTTCCTTGAACTGTTTATCAACGCGTTAAACGCGTAG
- a CDS encoding ABC transporter permease: MKKSVIYWLLLPGFVFLAAFMIIPIVLTIGSTFFQENSFTFEGYMHFFRDPYFLKILLTTLQVSVVTTIVCVVLGFPTAYYISQKAPRRKGILLALAIFPLLTSPVVRSFSWMIILGRKGLINNTLVGLGIVDKPLDILYTPAAMMIGLTHLFLPLMIISLVGVLENIDGDLLKAAQSLGASRITAFRRVVFPLAVPGLVIGAVLVFVGSLTAYTTPALLGGKQRVIATFLYQNAMTLNDWYLASVVAAIMIVITFVVVGVMNKMAKTLNPKG; encoded by the coding sequence ATGAAGAAATCAGTAATCTACTGGCTATTGCTGCCGGGGTTCGTGTTTTTGGCGGCATTTATGATCATTCCGATTGTCCTGACGATCGGGTCGACGTTTTTCCAAGAAAACTCCTTCACGTTTGAAGGATACATGCATTTTTTCAGAGACCCATACTTTTTGAAAATATTGCTTACGACGCTGCAAGTCAGCGTGGTCACCACCATCGTCTGTGTGGTGCTCGGATTCCCGACAGCTTATTATATTTCGCAGAAAGCGCCGCGTCGCAAAGGCATTTTGCTGGCACTGGCGATCTTCCCACTGCTGACGAGCCCGGTCGTGCGCTCGTTTAGCTGGATGATTATCCTTGGACGCAAAGGGCTGATCAACAACACCCTTGTTGGCCTGGGCATCGTGGACAAGCCGCTGGATATTCTGTACACACCGGCAGCGATGATGATCGGTCTGACGCACCTGTTCCTGCCACTGATGATTATCTCTCTGGTGGGAGTGCTTGAGAACATTGACGGTGACCTGCTCAAAGCAGCACAAAGTCTGGGTGCATCACGCATTACGGCATTCCGCCGGGTCGTGTTCCCACTGGCTGTGCCAGGACTTGTGATCGGAGCCGTGCTTGTCTTTGTCGGAAGCCTCACGGCGTATACCACACCTGCTCTCCTTGGAGGCAAGCAGCGTGTAATTGCTACGTTCCTGTATCAGAACGCCATGACTCTCAACGACTGGTATCTGGCCTCGGTTGTTGCCGCGATTATGATTGTGATTACATTTGTCGTGGTCGGTGTCATGAACAAAATGGCCAAAACTTTAAATCCGAAGGGGTAG
- a CDS encoding ABC transporter permease — translation MREKHIGLGLFSLLVFIFLLGPLLIISVTSFEPGTVLKFPPEGFSFRWYENIFNTGGFLRTFQTSIIISLLGNLLALVLGVPAAYALSRYDFKGKSVLNALFLSPVLIPGIVLGFTLMKYLIVIYHLPMYLGLLIGHTIIMLPFIIRVIASSLSSFDFAVEEAALSLGAGRVRTFFTIVLPNIRSGIIAAVLIAFLESFNNVDISVFMTGPGVSTLPIQMLTYVENYFDPTIAAISVLLMVLTGLLMFVIERIMGGFSYFTKR, via the coding sequence ATGCGGGAGAAACATATCGGGCTGGGCCTGTTCAGTCTGCTGGTCTTTATCTTTCTGCTGGGCCCGCTTCTGATCATATCGGTCACTTCGTTTGAACCGGGAACGGTACTCAAATTTCCGCCGGAAGGGTTCTCCTTCCGCTGGTATGAGAATATTTTCAACACAGGCGGATTCCTCCGCACATTCCAGACGTCCATCATCATTTCCCTGCTGGGGAACCTGTTGGCGCTGGTGCTCGGAGTTCCGGCTGCGTATGCACTCAGTCGTTACGATTTCAAAGGCAAGTCTGTGCTGAACGCACTGTTCCTGTCCCCGGTACTGATCCCGGGAATCGTGCTCGGTTTTACATTGATGAAATACCTGATCGTAATCTACCATCTGCCGATGTACCTCGGATTGTTGATCGGTCATACGATTATCATGCTTCCATTTATCATTCGGGTTATCGCGTCGAGTCTGTCGAGCTTTGACTTTGCAGTGGAAGAAGCTGCGCTGAGTCTTGGTGCGGGACGGGTAAGAACGTTCTTCACGATCGTGCTTCCCAACATCCGCTCAGGAATTATCGCTGCGGTGCTGATTGCCTTCTTGGAGTCCTTCAACAACGTGGACATCTCGGTGTTCATGACCGGACCAGGGGTAAGTACATTACCGATCCAGATGCTGACGTATGTGGAGAATTATTTTGACCCAACGATTGCAGCGATTTCCGTGCTGTTGATGGTACTGACCGGACTCTTAATGTTCGTGATCGAACGGATCATGGGCGGATTTTCATACTTTACTAAACGTTAA
- a CDS encoding ABC transporter ATP-binding protein — MALLTLDHVSVAYDKQTILKDFQLELEKGKLLSLLGPSGCGKTTTLRLIAGFLEASQGKFMFGGKDYTKVPANKRNFGFVFQSYALFPHLSVYDNVAFGLRMRKVKDKDISSRVMRILEVVNLNGFEKRFPQELSGGQRQRVAIARALVIEPDLLLFDEPLSNLDANLRLNMRVEIRRIQQELGITTLYVSHDQEECFSISDQVAIMNKGVVEQLDRPETIFKYPATEFVARFIGFHNFIEFAERSDAGELITLSAGGRTFTATAHPGTARPGARKGAIRPDDLIVSGDTSADVVNALPGIIKVSTYLGRSYQYVIETELGDFTANQEMETPYLSGQRVSLIFPQDKLVLVE; from the coding sequence ATGGCATTGCTGACATTAGACCACGTATCCGTGGCATACGATAAGCAGACAATCCTGAAGGATTTTCAGTTGGAGCTGGAAAAAGGTAAACTGCTCTCCCTGCTCGGACCGAGCGGTTGCGGCAAAACAACTACGCTGCGCCTCATCGCCGGATTTCTGGAAGCATCACAGGGCAAGTTTATGTTCGGCGGCAAGGATTATACGAAGGTTCCGGCGAACAAGCGGAACTTCGGATTTGTATTTCAGAGTTATGCGTTATTCCCGCATCTGTCTGTCTATGACAACGTGGCCTTTGGCCTGCGGATGCGTAAGGTAAAAGACAAGGATATTTCTTCCCGTGTAATGCGAATCTTGGAAGTCGTTAACCTGAATGGATTTGAGAAACGTTTTCCACAAGAACTGTCCGGTGGACAGCGTCAGCGTGTAGCCATTGCTCGTGCATTGGTCATTGAACCTGACCTGCTCTTGTTCGACGAACCGCTCAGTAACCTGGATGCCAACCTGCGCCTCAACATGCGGGTGGAAATTCGCCGGATTCAGCAAGAGCTGGGCATCACAACGCTGTATGTCTCTCATGACCAGGAAGAGTGCTTCTCGATCTCGGATCAGGTAGCGATTATGAACAAAGGCGTGGTTGAGCAGCTCGACCGCCCGGAAACCATTTTCAAATATCCGGCAACGGAGTTTGTAGCACGATTCATCGGGTTCCATAATTTCATTGAATTCGCGGAGCGCAGTGATGCAGGTGAATTAATCACACTGAGCGCAGGTGGACGCACATTTACAGCAACCGCACATCCTGGAACAGCACGTCCTGGTGCACGTAAAGGCGCGATTCGCCCGGATGATCTGATCGTTAGTGGAGATACTTCTGCGGATGTGGTGAACGCCTTGCCGGGCATTATCAAAGTCAGCACGTATCTGGGACGCAGTTATCAGTATGTAATTGAGACGGAACTGGGTGACTTTACAGCAAATCAGGAGATGGAAACACCATACCTTAGCGGGCAACGTGTTAGCCTGATCTTCCCACAGGACAAGCTTGTGCTGGTGGAGTAG
- a CDS encoding adenine deaminase C-terminal domain-containing protein, giving the protein MRADQLIVNVYVYNSYYKRFEMNNVAVLGGRFLYVGPGGPELIQADEVIDARGRYMIPGLIDIHLHIESTMVTPETFSHGLIGCGVTSIVAEPHEMANVFGLEGVQEMMAVSRDTTVDMFYAIPSSVPATPMETTGGSIEIEDMDVLLATGEIICLGEIMNYVDVIRDPECKTNQILQHIRKNYPDLVIEGHTPKLLGLDLHRLIYAGIDSDHTHQSIEGLQARIAAGMFIEIQEKSMTPEVMKYLIQHDVAQHFCFVTDDVMPDSLVERGHLDHIVRKAIQMGMRPEDAIYAATSTPASRMKMTDRGSVAPGKVADYVLLSNLEELAIDQVYKNGRKAYDDYEPYKQERITGQFPPHFYKSVQLEKLGVTDFAIQLSDPKVSGSGVDLANEGEHQCRVMMVKDGSTFVEEHIAPVQSLDGELLWEESGYAQIATFERYGVNGNRAHGLIGGDTIKRGAIATTYSHDNHNLLVVGRNREDMILAANTVISSQGGFCVVEDGKVLSHLELPVGGILTEEPLAVVSHQVKELRAAMLSLGYVHYNPIMSISTHSLAVSPALKITDHGLIDVNAGKVVSLIVE; this is encoded by the coding sequence ATGCGTGCAGATCAACTAATTGTGAATGTATATGTGTATAACAGTTATTATAAACGGTTTGAAATGAACAACGTTGCTGTGTTGGGCGGCAGATTCCTGTATGTTGGACCCGGTGGACCTGAGTTGATTCAGGCAGACGAAGTCATTGATGCGCGGGGAAGATACATGATTCCTGGCTTGATCGATATCCATCTGCATATCGAAAGTACGATGGTGACACCGGAAACCTTTTCTCATGGTCTGATTGGCTGCGGGGTAACATCCATTGTCGCAGAACCGCATGAGATGGCGAATGTATTCGGGCTGGAAGGTGTGCAGGAGATGATGGCTGTGAGTCGGGACACCACCGTGGATATGTTCTATGCGATCCCGAGTTCCGTTCCGGCAACCCCGATGGAGACAACAGGTGGTTCGATCGAGATCGAAGATATGGACGTGCTGCTCGCCACTGGCGAGATCATCTGTCTGGGCGAGATCATGAACTATGTCGATGTCATCCGTGATCCGGAATGCAAGACGAACCAGATTCTACAGCATATCCGCAAAAACTATCCCGATCTGGTGATCGAAGGTCATACACCGAAACTGCTTGGACTCGATCTGCATCGACTGATCTACGCAGGCATCGATTCCGACCATACCCATCAGAGCATTGAAGGATTACAGGCGCGGATTGCGGCAGGTATGTTTATTGAAATTCAGGAGAAATCGATGACACCTGAAGTCATGAAGTACCTGATTCAACATGATGTGGCACAGCATTTCTGCTTCGTAACAGATGATGTAATGCCGGATTCACTTGTGGAGCGTGGTCATCTGGATCATATCGTACGCAAAGCAATTCAGATGGGCATGCGTCCCGAAGACGCAATCTATGCAGCAACATCTACCCCTGCTTCCCGGATGAAAATGACCGATCGTGGCAGCGTAGCCCCAGGCAAAGTGGCCGATTATGTGTTGCTATCCAACCTGGAGGAGCTCGCTATTGATCAGGTGTACAAAAACGGCCGCAAAGCTTATGACGATTACGAACCGTATAAGCAGGAACGGATTACCGGGCAGTTTCCACCTCATTTCTATAAGAGTGTACAGTTGGAGAAGCTGGGCGTAACAGATTTTGCAATTCAGTTGTCAGACCCAAAAGTCAGTGGATCAGGTGTTGATCTCGCTAATGAAGGTGAGCACCAATGCCGTGTCATGATGGTCAAAGATGGTTCTACTTTTGTAGAAGAACATATTGCACCGGTTCAGTCATTGGATGGCGAATTGTTATGGGAAGAAAGCGGATATGCGCAGATCGCGACATTTGAACGTTATGGCGTGAATGGCAATCGTGCACATGGTCTGATCGGTGGAGACACCATCAAACGCGGCGCCATTGCAACGACATATTCACATGATAATCACAACCTGCTGGTTGTAGGACGTAATCGTGAAGATATGATATTGGCAGCTAACACAGTGATTTCGAGCCAGGGTGGCTTCTGTGTGGTGGAAGATGGCAAGGTGCTGTCCCATCTGGAACTTCCCGTAGGTGGCATTTTGACGGAAGAACCACTGGCAGTGGTGTCCCATCAAGTGAAGGAATTGCGAGCAGCGATGTTGTCTCTTGGATATGTGCATTACAATCCGATCATGTCGATTAGCACGCACTCCCTTGCGGTAAGTCCCGCGCTGAAGATTACGGATCACGGTCTGATTGATGTGAATGCAGGTAAGGTTGTATCGTTGATTGTAGAATAG
- a CDS encoding HAD family hydrolase, with product MNEINDAKTIFFDVDDTLYDHLQPLRGALQDVLGLPDDFPYAEAYHRFRYYSDWLSAQEDLSAVPEPDAVERVRRRRFELTMEEFGLPLQLGQAEELQAQYLSRQFEIVPFEGAYELIRRLQAEGHTVGLITNGEGQHQQRKLEALDVLSLVDEHLIFISGTTGYAKPDRRLFEYVSKQSGTDARSSYYIGDSWRNDVVGAVDAGWTVIWFNHREALPESDHQPHFVARSYEEISRILTFEFVKQ from the coding sequence ATGAATGAAATAAATGATGCTAAAACTATATTTTTCGACGTAGATGATACCTTATATGATCACTTGCAGCCGCTTCGTGGCGCATTACAGGATGTTCTTGGCCTGCCAGATGATTTTCCTTATGCTGAGGCATATCACCGTTTTCGCTATTATAGTGACTGGTTGTCTGCACAAGAAGATCTATCCGCTGTACCGGAGCCGGATGCGGTGGAGCGAGTGCGCCGTCGGAGGTTTGAGCTGACGATGGAAGAGTTTGGACTCCCCTTACAGTTGGGACAGGCTGAAGAACTGCAAGCACAGTATCTGAGCAGACAGTTCGAGATTGTACCTTTTGAAGGAGCATACGAGCTGATTAGAAGGCTTCAGGCAGAAGGCCATACCGTTGGTCTAATCACCAATGGAGAAGGGCAGCATCAGCAGCGCAAGCTTGAAGCACTGGATGTGCTTAGTCTCGTGGACGAGCATCTGATTTTCATCTCCGGTACGACTGGTTATGCGAAGCCGGATCGCAGGTTGTTTGAATATGTGAGTAAGCAGTCCGGGACAGATGCCCGTTCCAGCTATTACATTGGAGACTCGTGGCGTAATGATGTGGTAGGTGCAGTGGATGCAGGGTGGACAGTCATCTGGTTCAACCATCGGGAGGCATTGCCGGAGTCCGATCATCAACCTCATTTTGTAGCACGGAGCTATGAAGAGATCAGTCGTATCCTGACTTTTGAGTTTGTTAAGCAATAA
- a CDS encoding Dps family protein, with protein sequence MSTIQTRNNTFTNNATALQNVLNRQIAGWSVLYTKLHNFHWYVQGPHFFTLHAKFEELYNLATANMDEVAERLLAIGGRPVATMTEQLRLSPIEEAQGQLSAERMVESVVADLHTMVEVIRQGIHEAGEAEDNATEDMLIGFTAALDKEVWMLTAFLGK encoded by the coding sequence ATGAGCACAATCCAAACTAGAAACAACACTTTTACTAACAACGCCACAGCACTTCAAAATGTTTTGAACCGTCAGATCGCAGGTTGGTCCGTACTATACACGAAACTGCATAACTTCCACTGGTATGTCCAAGGACCACATTTCTTCACACTGCATGCCAAATTCGAAGAGTTGTACAACTTGGCTACGGCAAATATGGACGAAGTTGCAGAACGTTTGCTTGCTATTGGTGGACGTCCGGTGGCTACGATGACTGAACAGCTACGTCTTTCTCCAATTGAAGAGGCACAAGGACAGTTGTCTGCTGAGCGTATGGTAGAGTCGGTGGTTGCTGATTTGCACACGATGGTGGAAGTCATTCGTCAAGGCATTCACGAAGCAGGAGAAGCGGAAGATAACGCAACAGAAGATATGCTGATTGGATTCACCGCTGCGCTGGATAAAGAGGTCTGGATGTTAACCGCATTTCTGGGCAAATAA